The genome window GTTAAAGTAGGATGAGCTTTTATCTTTGAAAGATGGCACTGGGGTCAACACTGCCTGCTTTTTTAAAATCACAAACTTGCTTTCCAATAAAAACCGATTGGTTCAGtatcaaaaaatataaagaagcAAATCCATGTTTTTggcaaaaacattttattttattttgtcatCAAGAATATATTTAACATATATACTAGTTCAGTGTTTTTACCAGTCGATCGATGGTAACGTCATCTTATGAGTTATAGTGACGTTGAAATGAAAACAGTCCAAAAGGAAAGCAGTGTGCAAAATTTGTCAGCCAATTTGGACCATTTTTGCGCGGAAAAGATGGAGTATGGAGTAGCGATTGCGCATTTTGCTCTTTCTCGTCCTCCTCCCTGAtcgtatatagaaaaaaaaacaaaatcgataATTCCAAGCAGAACCACCACCTGATATTTAGAAACTAATAGAACATAACCTCCGTAAACTTGGCCAACTACTTTGAATTTCCGACCCTTTTTTAGTGCTAGTCGTTTGTCGGGCTCTTCTTGGAAGAAAATCGACCGTTATAGGAACTAGCTGAAAAAATCAACTTGTTCAAACATCAACCGATTAATTCCGAAGTATAACCTAAAATTAGGGGGAAACATGAGCAAAAACGACCGAGCGCGTGGAAGCGGTCAAGTGGTGGGGGTCGAACAGCAGCTGCGGAGAAGCCGTACTAACGAGATAAGCACCTTGTATCGCTGTATATTCGCCTTCCCGCGAataaataacaacaacaataattttataaaataaaaataaattacgaaTGTCTCGTGTGAAAAACTATTGAATTAAATTGtaagaaatgtatttttatcaaaatctgaTGAAAGTTTTTCAGCAGCAAGGACTTGAAAACCGAACTGAAGTTTCGAACGGCATTAAAAACCCAATATTTTATCAGTTGTCAGCTTATCCCGCAAATTCAAATTCGGGCGGTAATAAGATCGCTGACCAGGAGCGATTTCGATTTTACGACGAGGCAACAAGAGACGAGAGAACTGCTCCAATTGTCTATCGAGTAAAATCTGGTCACCAATTTCTTCGGAATTATCTATCACCACACGCTTGGATCTTTATCGCTCATCATGAAGGAGATTACCCGTTTTGCAAGTGAATTGGGCTCCGTCTAtaatgcccgttttctccaacgttaacGTCTAAACCAAAATCTAATCATTTATTTGATATAAATTAAACTAGCTTCTTCTCTAAATAAAATCTGATCATAATATGTTCATACACGGCGATATATGCCCATCTTTCTGTTatattttccctttttgaCGTCGTCTCCCCTCAATTAACTTCTTCGTTCTTTGTTTAAAAGATGTTCTACCACCTCGAGTTTAACTTGCACAGTcaatttgtaaatatttttccacacCGTCAAGATCTCGCGACCGTTGACGCGGTTGTCTTCCATTTGCACAGGACCAAAGGGGCGCATGAGCTGCCATCAGCGAAAGGGAAGCCCGGTCAGATCTGGATATTCTTGACGGATGAATCGCCGCTCCATACGTTCGTCTGGCCCGACGGTAACCGAGAGCTCTCTCAGTACGACGGCAAATTCGAGACAATAGCGATATTCCGGTGCCTCATGGAAGGACGATCGAGAGGAAAAATTCTGGCGACAACGAGAGACTGCGAGTCCTCGagaagcgaagaaaaaagttggctGTTGTCATGATCAGCGATTGTGGGAGTAACGAACACCGGTCGGATTACGTGAAGGAGCTCAAAAGTTTGCTCGGAAAAAATCTTGATATTATTGGTTCATGCTTCGGAGGAAACAATACCGCGTGCCCTGGCTACTGCTGGAAAGATTGTCCACTCCTCAGCGCCTACAAATTTTACTTGGCATTTGAAAATTCCGAATGCCGTGAATACATCACGGAAAAAACTTATTGGAATGCGTACGGCAAGGGATCAGTGCCCGTCATATTGGGCGTACCCCGGGCCGACTGCGAACGCCTCCTTCCCCCACGCTCCTTCATTTACACCGCTGATTTTCAATCTCCGAGTAAACTCGCCGATTACCTTCGCTATCTCGACAACAATGACGATGCCTACGACGAGTATCATGCCTGGCGGTCCGAGTATGTCGTCCTCAACGAACACGGATACTTCGGCTCACGATCGGTACACTATTGTCGCATCTGCGAGGCTCTGCGCTACAACATTCGACCGGCGCAACCTCCCAAGTATCACCGATTGAGCCGTTTTCTCAATGCTGCCAGAGACTGTTATTGATGAGCCCGATCCGAGTTTCGGGCGTGAAAGAGAccgaaattttcaacgaaaaagtcATAAGACaaattttatatataatgAAAGTTTAAAGGAACTGCGATGCGGagtctgaaaaaatgttgattcacGATCGTTATGATGACGGGTGCAAaacgtgttgaaaaaaaatatgaggtcgtatgaaaaaaaaagtaaaaaaagcagGACGCCAACTtctacacaaaaattttgtaaaaaaaatgatacgattattattataaattccgagtttaaaattcattcgaaaatattattaaatttaCTCCCGCATCTTAATAAActgttttcaataaaatttcaatttatattttacgattatttgtttttatttgtaaTAAAATGTGATCGATCTGGCAACATAACACGGTGatgcgagtttttttttttttttttaccgttggCGACACTTATTCCCTCACTGCGAGACTCGTAAACAATATCTATTTTTTCGCGTAGTGTATCagtaaagaaaattattttcatttttcttctatgAAACCgtaaaaaattcgtatttaaAAATGTCCAGTGGGCGAAAAAAGTGCAAAGGAAAATTCGTAATCGATATGCAgtacgagccgctaccgcgtctcttgatacaaCGGTGATAATTGGTATTGAAATTCGCGCGCCATTCAGAATCCATGCAACGTTGCTACATTTCATCCCTTTTCCacgagagtgagaaaaaattagCGAATTTACAATAAAATTTGCAGCTTCTGAATTTCACCGTTACGAAATAGCGCCACGTCGGAGGAGGAAGGACGAGGAGGATCACCACCACCACTGCAAAAAATGATAGTCGCCGTCGTTGTCTGAGTTGTTGTCTCCTTTCACAGTTTCTATTCCACATTCCACGCTTTTGTGAATCACGTGGACTGACAATTGGACATAACCTAACAAACTACTGAAGTCACAGTGCAATTTTCTAACCTAAAACAACTAATAACTCTGGAAAACCAAATTAACACTCAACTTGttatttcatatattttatcATTCCGTAACAGGAACAATTAATTACGAAAATGACAGTGATTAAAAGAGTTGTGTAAGAAATTAACCACCCATTCACCAACTCCTATTTCATTTTCCGTCGCATATTTACGACTTTtattcgaacattttttaaatgattttcctaGGAAGCCGAAAACTCACAAAGGGAAAAAGGCCATAATAAAACGAAGTCCACAATTAATAGAAGAAGCAAAACAATTGCTATGCATCAGAGGGTCCAATGCTTCCATGATGGTCAACGATTGTATGAAAGATTTGGTAAATACTCAttcacaataaaaatattgtttatttatttttatataactGCAAAATTGTTTACTGATTTAGGAAATAATTTTggcatatatttatttttgcattatataaaatttaaaataaCTGGGTTATTACTGTCAAGTTAGTAGCTGAAAACCATAACTTTCAAGTTGAACTAAAATATACTCTTGGTAAAACTCAACTCTAgtagatcaattttttttatgatattAAATCTGACTTGACAGCCAATCAAGATCATTTAGTATAATATGTTTTATCATCACAATTGTTACTTCATGATTACAGTACAATCTTAAAAAGCCAGATGCTCAGATGATGCAGAAGAAGAATCCAATCCGACCGTTTGAAGATGTAACACCGATTGAACAGTTTTCTCGTAAACTAAACTCTCCACTATTTATGTTTGTTTCACATAATAAGAAACGTCCACACAATTTAATAATGGGCCGCACATATGAACATTCATTATTGGACATGGTAGAGTTGggcattgaaaatttcaaaagtttgaAAGAATTCAAAGTCGACAAAATATCCGAAGGCTTAAAACCTATTCTCATATTTAATGGGGAACTTTGGGAAAACAATCGTGAATATgggagagtgaaaaatataCTGGTCGATATGTTTCAACGGGATGTCGTTCAAAATGTCAGATTACAGGGTTTGGAGCATGTGATGAGCTTTACCGCTTATGAAAATAAGATTTTATTGAGAAGTTACAGGTATGTGGAATAATTTTACAGAAATACCAGCTTAAATTCTGTAATAGATTAGACCTCAAATACCATCTCAatattatatttgaaaaataacagaACGAATGATCGACATACAGTTTttgatatttctttttattccagGGTATCGCTGAAAAAATCCGGTACTAGAATTCCTCGAATAGAACTGAATGAAATCGGGCCTTCAGTAGATTTTAGCATGAGAAGAACGCAGCTCGCATCTGACGATTTATTCAAGCAATCTTGTAGAAAGCCAAAGGCATTGAAGgataagaaaacgaaaaatgtgaCGAAGGACAAACTCGGCTCGACGTTGGGACGCATACACATAGGAGCCCAGAACATCAATAGCATTCAAACTAGAAAAATGAAAGGCCTTAAGAAAACATTGACTGAAAGAAAATCCGAGAAAAAACGGAAAAGCTTGGAGAGTTCAACAGAAGGTTCAAAAAAAGTTAGAATCACAAACGGCCATGACGATTGATCGACTTTCTCGTGTATTATGTGAATAAAAACTTAATGAACCATTAATTACCGGGTAGCAGCCCCTCAATCTTGGCTAAGTGTCCACgttgaagtatttttatgaTCCTGAAAAAGAAGATAATTAGAAACATCCTTAATTCTATATTTTGAACAATGATTTTGTGTAATTACTTTTATTTTAACACCGCAAGCACTTAAATTATTGCGAGCTTCGTCACAAGTTTTCAGTATTATTTGATCCTTAATATCCAGACTTAAAGCTCTAGCTCGTACAGCGTATCGAAAGTCCACGAAACTCTGAATAATTTCACCCAATTGATCTGCATTCCTCGCTGAGCTTTGTTTCTCGGAAAAGCCTAAATCTGCAAGAATCTTGCTTACGTACTCAGCCGCTGCAGCaatacaataaatatttttactcaCAGATTCACTGCTTTTCGTCTGTGGAGTGATGGAAACATGTTACAAAACCGTTTTTATGCTGAACAAAAAGTGAAATGGTTAAACTTGCCTCAGTTTCtctcaacattttatttacaaCGGTAATGAGTTCTTCAATTGCGGCCAGTGCACTTCTTGTATCAAAATCATTTGTCAAAGCTGAATATACCTTTTTCTTTGTGTTTTGTAACGTCTAGAAACAAAATTAATGGTTGGAGGAGCATTTCGTGAATTCATTAAACCAAAACTCttacaatcatttttaatcTATCACTTACATCAATGACCAAATTTTCATCTATATACGCCACGATCAACCGTCCAGATACATAACTTTGGCAATcgcttaaaaaattttccaatttctgCAATATCCTTATTGCACCGTGCATTTtctcattggaaaattcgataccTGAACAAGAAATAGTCTTTTGAAATCATGGACTACTTCTGTGAAGATTCGTCCAGGGGAGGAATGAGCATTTAACAAAGTaggaattgaaaataaataaaaatgtgttattttttttgtagccaaaatattcattgttaTCCATTCCTTTAAGCACCTGCCTCTAGTGTATTTTATTCGAgaattaaatgaaaagaaaaatttaatacCAGTTCTATAATGTGTGAGCAGACAAAACAGTCGAAATTGATTGGACGAGTAAGTTTTTAACAAATCACGAACGCTGACGGTGTTTTTTAGACTCTTGGACATTTTTTGGCTTTCAGACAGGTACAGATGACCGCTGTGTAGCCAATAGTTGACCCATTGATCAACTGCATGGTAACAACATGACTGAGCTTCCTCGTTTTCATGGTGAGGAAATAACAAATCTATCCCACCGCTGTGAATGTCTATAGGACAGCCGAATATGGTACTGAAAAGGGAGTATAATTCTTTTCATTCTAATCGAATGGAGCTAAAGACTAACGTCTACATTGTGTATCCTTTGAACCTGGCAATTGTGCTACATTCTATGTGCCAGCCTGGTCGTCCATTGCCCCATGGGCTTTCCCAAAAAGGTTCTCCAGGCTTTGAAGCTTTCCACAATGCAAAGtcattcgttgaattttttatcgagtGCTCTTCGCTCGGTAATGCTTTGTAAAGTTTACCGTatttgtcatatttttttgtgtcAAAGTAAACAGACCCTGAgaacaaaagtttttaaatcaagtgaaatatttttcaaaaatataaacataaaaaatcttgTCAACCACCCTGTTAACCTCTCACGAAATTAAGAACAAATATGGCTATTTTCCATGTTTATATCAATTTTCTATTCCTCTGGAACTTTTTGTGACAAATAATGATCCTTACCATCCTTGCCAATATAGGCAGAATTCGTGGCTAAAATTTTCCCAACAAAATGAATGATTTGTGGAATATAATCAGTGACTCTGCAGTACAAATAAGGTGGTACAACGTTCAAGAATTCCATATcttcaaaaaattctttttcataaCTTTTCGTCAACTCCTTCCAATCTCGTTTGGATCCCAAGGAacgttgaattattttgtcATCAATATCAGTTATACTCATAGCAGTTATGAcattgatgttgaagaattgTGAGAGTATTCTTCTGATGATATCAAATCGGACAAATGTGCTGTAAAGATCATAACATGTAAGAATTCAGctgaatataaataatatttaaaaaaacacagaaaaaaaacataagaaCAAAACAGTAATCCTAatgaatcataaaaaatgaaaacgaataaaagcggaatgaaaaaattatgaaattttttgaagagAAAACGTGTACCATGCATGTCCAATGTGAGCAGAATCATATACAGTGGGTCCACACATGTACCAAGTTGCGATTCCATCTTTTTTAAGAATCAACGGTACTTTCGACTTCGTTATTGGAttataaactttgatatttgtCATGAAACCTTCTGGTTCCAGCCAAGTGGAACATTGCTGCTGTGTTCTTTTATAAATCGAACGTCTCAAAGTAGGAAATAACTTGAGACTTACTAATCTcatcttcacttttttttacaaatgtacaaaattttttaattcaaatgtACAAAATGATATTGAAACATTGAATTAAAACGAATTGTTAGTACGAAACTGTGTTTGTATTGAACGACGGAGCCTCTCTTCGTTCATGTTTATAGGAGCATAACCTCTTAAACCGGCCGGCACAACCAGCACAACATATGATTCAGATTCAGGTGAATTGCAGCAGGTTACGCAGCAGCGAGCTCATTcgaatgtgagaaactcgcgcaattttcgaatatcaatttcatgttttcagtgattttatttcaaaacacaaatcgaaatcatcaataattttaggatttaagaataaacgaattttttccatgtaaAATGTGAATAAAATTGACTCAAAAAATTCTtagttttaaaataaaatggttagaaccaatatttttcattgtaatATTGTACGTTTCAATATAATTATAATGAGGAGCCAATTTTTTGTTACCAAGGAAACATTCCCCAACGGTAAATAAGCTAAAAAAATGGCAGACCACTTTCGCGATTTGACATTTAACGAATTTATGACATATCTACGTGTCACTTAAAGTaaataattgtaaataaacgaaatttggatATTAGATTAGCGATATAAAAATACGGCGAATATTCAGGCCCTGTAAAAATGGCGATGCCCGTACTTCAGTCTAGAGTTCTTTACGGTTTAAAAACCAATATAGACGGAAATGTGAATTATCTCAGTGATACGGAAATAATTTATCCAGTTGGAAATGCTTTGgcatttcacaatttttctcaGCGTCGACAGCGATTGCTTCGCTTGCCGGACAAgcatgaaataaatattattgccATCACACCAAACAGGTGAGTTTTCGAAATGAATacaactttttgaaaattcataacaaaaaggtGGGTTAATGCATTCGAATAAACAGTAGTTCCATAGGTCCATTAATAACAATATTTTGttaaagaatttcgaaaaatgaaatatttaggATTCGTAAGAACCAGAGAAAGGCCCTCGTGCagatcaattaattttttatgatcgattttattctGATTTCGACAGGATATTTATACGATAACGGTAATaaacgttttttgttttattgaagGAAATACGTGGCTACTTGCGAGGTGGGTGAGAAACCAACGATAAATATCTACGATGTGTACAGTCTAAAGCGAAAAAAGACTCTGGGAATCCCATACGAAGCGGCGGGCGTTACGAAATTCAACTGTATTTCATTCAGTCATGACAGTCGTTGTTTAGCAGCGGTAACAGGGGAGCCTGACCAAACAATGTTGTTTTACGCTTGGGAAAAGGGCAAAGTGGAGTCAAGCATAAAAGTAGGAACTACACAAAATCCTCAATCCATCGTAAAGTGCATAACTTGTAATCCCGGTGACAGCGGAGTTATCGCACTGGGTGGTCCATACGCTTTCAAATTTCTAACGGTTTCAGAAACCGTATGGCGCCCTTACGGTTTCTCGAAATCCGAGAATCTCCTTGTTTCCTCAATGGCTTGGCTCAACACTGACAGAATTTTGGTCGGAACTTACGATGGGCGAATTCTTTACCTGGAGAACGGtgacttgaaaaatatttacaaaatgaCAGAAACGAGTGtgatgaatttgaaagttcGCGAAGAATACGTCGTGGCAGCGTCGACGTCTCAAACTAATTTGGAAGTTTATAGCGACGACAAACTCTGGCAAAACGACGTTCGAAGTTTGGTAGCATTTCAACGTGGTTTCGCTTATGGTTTTGGTCCTGGAACAGTTGTCGTTTGGGAGCGAGAAGGTCAGCAAAAGCTAACAAAGAGACACATTTATGAAGTTCCGCCTCAAGTCTCCAAGATTGTCGACGAGAGTCTCTATCGCATCAACAGCATAAGTCCAAATTTGAGCAATGACATCCTCGTCGTGACGACCGGTTGGTCGCAATTGTTTTGTGCCAAACTGTGGGGTCCGGAAACTCTCCTCGACGTTGTATCCTCAAATTTCACAATAATGGGTCAGCATCTGCACCACGGTCCAATCGGCGATTTATCCATTTGTGCATGGAAATCGGTATTCATGAGTTGTGGCGAAGAGGATCGCAGTGTTAGAATTTGGGACTACGAGacagaaaaattgttgttaGCAAAACAGTACAACGAAGATGTCTACTGCGTAGCTCTTCATCCCACTGGACTTTTTTGTCTTATTGGTTTCAGTGACAAGTTGCGATTCATGAGTATTCTCATGGATGATTTTGTGACCGTCCAGGAAATTGCTGTCAGAAATTGTCGCACCGTCTCATTCAGTCATGGCGGTCATCTCTTTGCAGCTGTAAATGGAAACATAATACAAGTTTACACTACGGTTGGCTTTACCAGTCGTTTTCTCCTCAAAGGTCACACAggcagaataaaaaatgtagttTGGTCCCAGAATGACATGAGACTAGTTAGCATCGGGAGCGAAGGTGCACTCTACGAATGGGATATGAGTAATGGCAAAAGAAATTACGAGGTTTATCTCAAAGGCATTAGCATGAACGACGTAGCTCTTACTGCTGATGGTACGATGACATACTGCATTTCGAGCGACAGTAAAATCCGTGAAATCAAAGAAAGCTCGATCATTCGAGAACTCAtgataaacgagaaaaaaatgttggtgtTGATCATGTCGAAAGACGATTTCGGCATGTTCATCGGTTCGCCGGACggtttaataatttttgtgaGATACCCGTTGCAGGAACCTCTCGATACGACGGAATTTCACGTTCACTGCGCTGATATAACGAGCATGTGTTTGTCCTTCGATGAAAAAGTCCTCGTCTCGGCGGCTCAAGATGGCACGATGTGTTTTTGGCGCGTAGCAAAAAGCGAGGGATTGGCTATGGAATTTACTCGGACGAATGAGATCCTCATTGGCCAAGGCGATTTGGAAGACAAAGTTGAAAAGATCGAAGAATTGACCGTTAGAATGCGCGAATTGGAGACCGAACACGCGTACAAAATGAGACAAACGGAAGTTCAtcacaacgaaaaaattcggGAAATTCATCAGGGCTATTGCGAAGCGATCGAGGAACTGCGCATTAAAATTGAAACGTTGCAGGAAGAACGTACCAACGAGTTGAATAAAATCAACGTGGATATtgcgagaatgaaaaaaactcacgacgaAGCGATTCGAGTCATGGAAATGAATTATGACGCTAAATTGATCGAGGAATACGACAAATATCGCGACTTCGAAGAACGTAATAATCTTATGAGACAAGAGTACGaaattgaaatcgaaaaattacaGGAACAAAGAATTCAAGAGTTggaggaattgaagaaaaattacgaGGCACAATTGCACTCGAAAAATTTAGAGCTCGAAGAGAGCCACGAAGAAATTGCTCATCAAGCAATCGTTCACGAAGAACTTAAGAAACAAATTGAGGACGATGCCGATCGTGAAATCGTTGCTTTACGTACGAGCTACGAGGCTAAATTAAACGAGGAATCTCGCACGATTTTAAAACTCAGGGGCGAAGCTGGAGTCttgagaaacaaattttttgccACTCGCAAAGATATCGAGGACCTTAAACGCCAACTCGACACTCAACACTCGCAGCAAACACAAACTCGCAAAGTTACCCATGACCTTGAGAAAGATGtgatggatttgaaaaaagaaataacggAGCGTGACGTCACTATTCAGGACAAAGAAAAACGCATTTACGACTTGAAACGCGACAATCAAGAACTCGAGAAATTCAAATTCGTTCTCAATtataaaattcgtgaattgaaGAGCCAGGTTGAACCCCGAGATCACGAGATCAAGGAACTTCGTGACAAAATGAGTGACATGGAAActgaattgataaatcttcataaaataaatgtaagTTCGGAGCTTCAGCTTCAAGAATTGCGAGAAAAATTGCGGGGTGCGAAACGCGGTAGTGAAATTGAAACAGCGAAAAATCGCAGACTTCAAGGACTTTTGCGAAAAATTCGTGTTGATTTGTCGATGGCTGTTGAGTTGATACAAGATccaaattctttgaaaaatgctGTTATGCAACTTCACCAACGTTACAGCGCAGATCCCAGCTTTTCCCGAAATCGCGATGAAGATTTACGGGTCCAATGCGAATTCTCGAAACAACGCGATCAGCTCGAGAGAACCGTTGAGTCCTTGAGAAAACAAGTTTTCCGTGATATGAGCGAAGACGGCAAGAAAGAAGGTGACAAAATGATGCATGAGAATGTCGAATTGATCGTCGAGCTAAACGCTTTGAGagaagagttgaaaaaatcacgTAAACATATTCTCGACATGGAAACTCTGTTGGGACTGAGAGCCATCGATTTGACTCCGCAagaagcaaaaagaaaattgtccGATGCTTGCCACGGTAAGGATGAAATTGAGAGAAtgtacaaacaaaaaatgcacgattgtgaaaaaatggttGCAACTCTTCAGGATGATATTAAACGACTGTTAAACAAAGACATGGCTCCGCaggaaaaatagttttcatccgttatttattattttccattattattataatggaAACATGCGCTATATCATCCATGattatttattatcattaatttcataaattatttttggcATTTATTTAGATAAAGAAAACAGTAAAAAGTagcattttttcctcgtaacTTTCATCCATCTTTTACAATAACTGTCCCAAGATCCtcacattgtaaaaaaaagtggaaatcCAAGTGATTTTTACTCCAAGTTTTAAGCAAAGAGgtattcaattgaattttttgtcttttgtgTACAGCTTCTCAGTCATGAATATTCAAGCAAGATTCGTGTGTATCGTTAAATTTACACTTTTCCTCTTAAGTTTCAATGTCACGTAGATTATTGGAATTACGTATTTagcataataaaagaaattcaaattgaTTCTTCACATTTTCAGTTTATTCTCGTACGATATAATTAAGACTCTTTCTACCAAGAACGAATAGTTTATGTAAAAAACCGATTGATTCCTCAAACTCATAGGAAAATGAACCGAAACCAAAATGAGTGTCATGCCCAACTTCAGTTTTAATTTAACTTTCAAAAACCAGCATTATTCGAGTCTAAAAATTGAGcaataatcgaaaaattaattgattgGCTTAAAAGTTAAAATgaacaaacaaaaagtaaTTATTTCTCGTGAAATTCATTGTCCATCTCGGTTTTTCACGACTCATATTTTGTCGTATTGTAGAGTTAACACACATTGAGTATTTCATTGAGACgaataaaaaagggaaaaacggGTCAGCCGAGTCATTTGGATACACGAAtatacgtatttttttttttcaccgtcaGCGGAGTTGACACGACGAGACAAAGGAGGTCAAAATTCTAGAAGCACCGTATCAttgattctcatttttcacgCGCAACATCGAGCTGTGACTTAATTATTCAAACGTATTCAGCATTCGTTAAATCCCCTACTAACGACCTTCTCCAATGTCCGATTCAGATTACTTGTACGAATTCGTAAATAATAagtcaaaaatatttataaattcgtttataaATTAAGTAAATGAAGAGTTGTACGTAAAAGATATTTTCATCACTGAGGAAGGCGCAAGTGACCCCCGTTATATTATAATTGTTATAAATActcattgtacaaaaaatttaaagaaCAAACGGCACAATGgctttgcgattttttgggTAGTTGGGAAATTCTTTCTTATAAGCTCGATGTTTTCCCAATGCCCACATCGTCATTTGATATGCTCCTGCGAGCATGAAGAGACCGGCTGCaacaaatttgagaaaaaacgaattgaaTGTCAAAGTTCAACACTCGATGATTATTGAAAtagaagttttaatattcacAAACCGAATACTGATAAGTTTTGCAGAATTTCATGAATGAAGCTAATATCGTTCAAACAAGCGGCATTTGAATTCCGTACCTGGAAGACACTTTGTCATGATTGTGAAACCGATCCAGCTGCCGACCTCGTAAGTGTAATTGGGGCACGAAACGATATTGAAAAGTGAAGTGAGCGGATTGCCGGTGGGGACAGGAATTTTCCTCACTGTTGTGCCCGCTGGTCTGAGGTTCCTCAATGCTAAATGAATGCTGAGATTTCCCAATTCACATATCGCAAAAA of Venturia canescens isolate UGA chromosome 6, ASM1945775v1, whole genome shotgun sequence contains these proteins:
- the tous gene encoding cilia- and flagella-associated protein 57, with protein sequence MPVLQSRVLYGLKTNIDGNVNYLSDTEIIYPVGNALAFHNFSQRRQRLLRLPDKHEINIIAITPNRKYVATCEVGEKPTINIYDVYSLKRKKTLGIPYEAAGVTKFNCISFSHDSRCLAAVTGEPDQTMLFYAWEKGKVESSIKVGTTQNPQSIVKCITCNPGDSGVIALGGPYAFKFLTVSETVWRPYGFSKSENLLVSSMAWLNTDRILVGTYDGRILYLENGDLKNIYKMTETSVMNLKVREEYVVAASTSQTNLEVYSDDKLWQNDVRSLVAFQRGFAYGFGPGTVVVWEREGQQKLTKRHIYEVPPQVSKIVDESLYRINSISPNLSNDILVVTTGWSQLFCAKLWGPETLLDVVSSNFTIMGQHLHHGPIGDLSICAWKSVFMSCGEEDRSVRIWDYETEKLLLAKQYNEDVYCVALHPTGLFCLIGFSDKLRFMSILMDDFVTVQEIAVRNCRTVSFSHGGHLFAAVNGNIIQVYTTVGFTSRFLLKGHTGRIKNVVWSQNDMRLVSIGSEGALYEWDMSNGKRNYEVYLKGISMNDVALTADGTMTYCISSDSKIREIKESSIIRELMINEKKMLVLIMSKDDFGMFIGSPDGLIIFVRYPLQEPLDTTEFHVHCADITSMCLSFDEKVLVSAAQDGTMCFWRVAKSEGLAMEFTRTNEILIGQGDLEDKVEKIEELTVRMRELETEHAYKMRQTEVHHNEKIREIHQGYCEAIEELRIKIETLQEERTNELNKINVDIARMKKTHDEAIRVMEMNYDAKLIEEYDKYRDFEERNNLMRQEYEIEIEKLQEQRIQELEELKKNYEAQLHSKNLELEESHEEIAHQAIVHEELKKQIEDDADREIVALRTSYEAKLNEESRTILKLRGEAGVLRNKFFATRKDIEDLKRQLDTQHSQQTQTRKVTHDLEKDVMDLKKEITERDVTIQDKEKRIYDLKRDNQELEKFKFVLNYKIRELKSQVEPRDHEIKELRDKMSDMETELINLHKINVSSELQLQELREKLRGAKRGSEIETAKNRRLQGLLRKIRVDLSMAVELIQDPNSLKNAVMQLHQRYSADPSFSRNRDEDLRVQCEFSKQRDQLERTVESLRKQVFRDMSEDGKKEGDKMMHENVELIVELNALREELKKSRKHILDMETLLGLRAIDLTPQEAKRKLSDACHGKDEIERMYKQKMHDCEKMVATLQDDIKRLLNKDMAPQEK